The following proteins are co-located in the Halarcobacter sp. genome:
- a CDS encoding malate dehydrogenase, protein MAKKPIINLIPMNLSYQDRDQTIKLLTFKRSNMTLDIAIYENEKFIKNSNIVFAHLPKSIKSKIKPL, encoded by the coding sequence ATGGCTAAAAAACCAATAATCAATTTAATACCTATGAATTTATCATATCAAGATAGAGATCAAACAATAAAACTGTTAACTTTTAAAAGATCAAATATGACACTGGACATTGCCATATATGAAAATGAAAAGTTTATTAAAAATAGTAATATAGTGTTCGCGCATCTTCCAAAAAGTATTAAATCAAAGATCAAACCATTATAA
- a CDS encoding histidine phosphatase family protein, translating into MSKITLLRHAAVPVEYQKRYIGYDSDIGLDMQLFEHSKIEELLSKQNFDLIYTSDLKRCVDTVKHISDEYICDNRLREMKFKKNIEGKSFEEVEQNDDYKQEYLENINTWYSYICEEPIESFEQRIKEFLNSLPKNKKILICTHGGTMRMLHSLLMNKDYTDFLFKIDYLDAFNYNLDLYLNHKFI; encoded by the coding sequence ATGTCTAAGATTACTCTATTAAGACACGCAGCTGTACCTGTAGAATATCAAAAGAGATATATAGGTTATGATAGTGATATTGGTTTGGATATGCAGTTGTTTGAACATTCAAAGATTGAAGAGTTGCTTTCTAAACAGAACTTCGATTTAATTTATACCTCAGATTTGAAGCGTTGTGTAGATACTGTAAAACATATAAGTGATGAATATATTTGTGATAATAGATTAAGAGAGATGAAATTCAAAAAAAATATAGAGGGAAAATCTTTTGAGGAAGTAGAGCAAAATGATGATTACAAACAAGAGTATTTAGAAAATATAAATACTTGGTATTCATATATTTGTGAAGAGCCTATAGAGTCTTTTGAACAAAGAATAAAAGAATTCTTAAACTCACTTCCAAAAAACAAAAAAATATTGATTTGTACCCATGGTGGTACCATGAGAATGCTTCACTCTTTACTTATGAATAAAGATTATACTGATTTCCTTTTTAAGATTGATTATCTAGATGCTTTTAATTATAATTTGGACTTATATTTAAATCATAAGTTTATTTAA
- a CDS encoding adenosylcobinamide-GDP ribazoletransferase — protein sequence MNNIILGLKFVFSYFSILPVSFKKDDDISRKEVLNYTVFFLPFVGLVLGSFTILLYSLLDSIPILAAIIATCVYFILYGFIHTEAILDVADAIYAKHSGKDAYKIIKEPTVGAIGVLYSIIFVVLKIAGFSYLLYHDYLLELVAILIISRLSVQFTIYFSRFKSPFVTMMSDSFKPKSFLTSIIFFGFLVFLFTNFSFLIFIPLAFLIALFITIFLKKALGFLNGDVLGFILESIEILLALGVCFYV from the coding sequence ATGAATAATATAATTCTTGGGCTAAAATTTGTATTTAGTTACTTTTCTATCCTTCCTGTAAGTTTTAAAAAAGATGATGATATATCAAGAAAAGAGGTTTTAAACTATACAGTTTTCTTCTTACCCTTTGTTGGTTTAGTTTTAGGAAGTTTTACAATACTTCTTTACTCACTACTTGATTCAATCCCAATATTGGCTGCTATTATTGCTACTTGTGTTTATTTTATCCTTTATGGTTTTATACATACAGAGGCAATACTTGATGTGGCAGATGCAATATATGCAAAACATAGTGGCAAAGATGCCTATAAGATCATAAAAGAGCCAACAGTTGGTGCAATAGGAGTTTTATACTCAATTATCTTTGTAGTTTTAAAAATAGCTGGATTCTCATATCTTTTATATCATGACTATTTATTAGAGCTTGTAGCTATATTGATAATAAGTAGGTTAAGTGTTCAGTTTACAATCTATTTTTCTAGGTTTAAATCCCCATTTGTAACTATGATGTCAGATAGTTTTAAGCCAAAAAGTTTTTTAACTTCTATTATATTTTTTGGTTTTTTGGTTTTTTTATTTACTAATTTTAGTTTTCTTATTTTTATTCCTTTAGCATTTTTAATTGCTTTGTTTATTACAATTTTTTTGAAAAAAGCTTTAGGTTTTTTAAATGGAGATGTCTTAGGTTTTATTTTAGAAAGTATTGAGATACTATTAGCTTTAGGAGTTTGTTTTTATGTCTAA
- a CDS encoding cobyric acid synthase yields MNNISIFGTSSDAGKSTLTFVIAKIIQDMGLSVAPFKAQNVSNNAFVCDDKSEIAVAQYFQAGILGVKTSYHLNPVLLKSGRGSAASLIVEGKVVTNKDVKEYYRDLDILKPAVKRCFDYLDSKYDVVVCEGAGSPVELNLMDKDLSNIFIADEYNTKIILIADIEKGGVFASIYGVYNLLPKKLRENVIGVIVNKFRGDLILFDEGVRIIQEEFKIPVLGVLPYTPFNFGFEDSQSLKNYIQNKEKAIINVGVISYPYMSNFNDFEPLVSDDNINLEFIESNIPLDKYDMVILPGSKLVIKDLLWLKKTGLFKNIKEFKKEIFGICGGYEMLFNSLDDKYALENETPTAEEGFAFIDDMIVFEKKKILEKKEYEIFDCKVNGFEIHHGNSSKYPLYFENKNIKGTFAHAIFDNDSLRNKLFKAIDKNYQGFDFEEYKQKTINSFISQLKKRIDIETIKKSIYE; encoded by the coding sequence ATGAATAATATCTCAATATTTGGTACAAGTTCAGATGCGGGAAAATCAACCCTTACTTTTGTAATAGCAAAAATAATCCAAGATATGGGCTTAAGTGTGGCTCCTTTTAAGGCTCAAAATGTTTCAAACAATGCCTTTGTGTGTGATGATAAAAGTGAGATTGCAGTTGCACAATATTTTCAAGCTGGGATTTTAGGAGTAAAAACCTCATATCACTTAAATCCAGTATTATTAAAATCGGGTCGTGGTAGTGCAGCTTCTCTTATAGTTGAAGGTAAGGTTGTAACAAATAAAGATGTTAAGGAATATTATAGGGATTTAGACATACTTAAACCAGCTGTAAAAAGATGTTTTGATTATCTTGATTCAAAGTATGATGTTGTTGTTTGTGAAGGAGCTGGAAGTCCTGTTGAGCTTAATCTTATGGATAAAGACCTTTCAAATATCTTTATAGCAGATGAGTACAATACAAAAATCATACTTATTGCAGATATAGAAAAAGGTGGGGTTTTTGCATCTATTTATGGAGTATATAATTTACTACCTAAAAAGTTAAGAGAAAATGTAATAGGTGTAATTGTAAACAAGTTTCGTGGGGATTTAATTCTTTTTGATGAGGGGGTTAGGATTATCCAAGAGGAGTTTAAAATTCCAGTTTTAGGTGTGCTTCCATATACACCCTTTAATTTTGGCTTTGAAGATTCACAAAGCTTAAAAAACTATATTCAAAACAAAGAAAAAGCAATCATAAATGTGGGAGTAATCTCATATCCATATATGAGTAATTTCAACGATTTTGAACCACTTGTATCAGATGATAATATAAACCTAGAGTTTATAGAGTCAAATATCCCTTTAGACAAATATGATATGGTTATTTTACCAGGGTCTAAACTTGTAATCAAAGATTTACTGTGGCTTAAAAAAACTGGACTTTTTAAAAATATTAAAGAGTTCAAAAAAGAGATTTTTGGTATTTGTGGTGGTTATGAGATGCTTTTTAACTCTTTAGATGATAAGTATGCCCTAGAAAATGAAACTCCTACAGCAGAAGAGGGGTTTGCTTTTATAGATGATATGATAGTTTTTGAAAAAAAGAAGATTTTAGAGAAAAAAGAGTATGAAATCTTTGATTGTAAAGTAAATGGCTTTGAGATACATCACGGTAACTCTTCAAAATACCCTTTATACTTTGAAAACAAAAATATCAAAGGAACTTTTGCCCATGCAATTTTTGATAATGATAGTTTACGAAACAAACTTTTTAAAGCTATAGATAAAAACTATCAAGGTTTTGATTTTGAAGAGTATAAACAAAAAACTATAAATAGTTTTATCTCACAATTAAAAAAGAGAATTGATATAGAAACTATAAAAAAGAGTATTTATGAATAA